One window of the Passer domesticus isolate bPasDom1 chromosome 14, bPasDom1.hap1, whole genome shotgun sequence genome contains the following:
- the TM2D3 gene encoding TM2 domain-containing protein 3, with the protein MAARWWRRALRGLCGAALFLSQLSVLSGRAGSLMTTKLSQPQSTLAKSLTSTSTNAPYFKALESTEIPPYLTNCPSNGLCSRLPPDCMTCNTNYSCIYGKTATFDCKVKPHVHCVDENNHEQENFTINMTCQFCWQLATSDYVCTNSTSCMTVSCPRQRYNATCTVRDHIHCLGNRVFPKMLYCNWTGGYKWSTALALSITLGGFGADRFYLGQWREGLGKLFSFGGLGIWTLIDVLLIGVGYVGPADGSLYI; encoded by the exons ATGGCGGCGCGGTGGTGGCGGCGCGCCCTGCGCGGGCTCTGCGGGGCCGCGCTGTTCCTGTCGCAGCTCTCCGTCCTCTCGGGCCGCG CGGGATCTTTGATGACGACAAAGCTTTCACAGCCACAGTCTACACTGGCAAAAAGCCTAACTTCAACAAGTACAAATGCTCCCTATTTTAAAGCATTAG AAAGTACAGAAATTCCACCTTACCTGACTAATTGTCCCAGCAACGGGCTTTGCAGTAGACTGCCACCAGACTGCATGACATGTAACACAAACTATTCCTGTATATATGGGAAGACAGCAACTTTTGATTGCAAAGTCAAGCCGCATGTTCACTGTGTT GATGAGAATAACCACGAGCAGGAGAACTTTACAATTAACATGACGTGCCAGTTTTGCTGGCAGCTTGCCACAAGTGATTATGTCTGTACCAATTCCACAAGCTGCATGACAGTTTCCTGCCCTCGGCAGCGATACAATGCAACATGCACGGTCCGGGATCACATCCATTGTCTAG GTAACCGTGTCTTTCCTAAGATGCTCTATTGCAATTGGACTGGAGGTTATAAGTGGTCTACTGCCTTGGCACTAAG CATCACCCTTGGTGGATTTGGTGCCGATCGTTTCTATTTGGGTCAGTGGCGGGAAGGTCTGGGAAAACTCTTCAGCTTCGGTGGACTTGGCATATGGACACTAATTGATGTGCTGCTAATAGGTGTTGGCTATGTGGGACCTGCAGACGGATCTCTCTATATTTAA